The sequence ACTGTATTTTCAGTTGTGTTTGCCAGTTGATTTTTTTTCATTTTGTTTGCTTTTGATTAACGATGTAAAGGTCAGTTGTTAATGAAGCCGGGAGAAATCATACAAATTAATGAGCCATAACCACAAGTAATAAGAGTGCTAGGCTAAAGAGGTTACTGCCCACAACGCAGCAGCAGATATAAGTATCCAAAGTATTACCCCTTGTATCAACGGCCTGAAGCCTACGCTTAACAATAGTTTCCTATTTAGCCCGCAACCAATAAGAAATAATGTTACCGTTAAACCTGCTTTGGCAAAATCGGTTAAGTAGTGGCTGTATTGATTTACAAAAGGCACATAAGTATTTACAATCATTGCCAAAACAAACAAGCAAATGAAATAGGGGATTTTAACTTTGCTTCCTTTATTCTTGAAGATGAAAGTTGACAAGAATGCAACAGGGATTATCCATAGTGCCCTTGCTAACTTTACGGTAGTTGCCACTTCCAGGGCATGTGTGCCATATTTGCTTGCCGCCCCTACCACTGAGCTTGTATCGTGTATGGCAATAGCACTCCACAAACCAAACTGCGTTTGTGACAAATTGATTGCATAGCCTATTGCAGGAAAAAGAAATAATGCAATAGAATTTAAAATAAAGATGGTACCGAGGGCTACTGAAATTTGCTTTTCCTGTGCTTTAATAACGGGAGAAACAGCGGCTATTGCACTACCGCCGCATATTGCTGTACCGGCACTTATGAGGTAAGAAGTTTTCTTTTCTATTTTTAAAAACTTGCCCAATAAAAAACCTATTACCAATGTGCCAATGATAGATACAATGGTAAAAATAATTCCTTCTTTACCGGCTTTCACTGCACTAGTTACGTTCATGCCAAACCCTAAACCCACTACAGATACCTGTAATAAAATATGAGTAGCTTTATGATTAAGGTGTAAATAAGGATGACCGATAAACTGGGCTATTACCAAACCCATTAACAAGGCAACAGGCGGCGAAATGAGGGGCGATATACAAAATACAAGAGCAAGTAAAAATATCAGTTCCCTGGTGGTAATGCTACGGTCTAATAATTTTTTTGCAGGTTTTTGTTTAGTTGGCAGTGCAGTTATTTCTTCCATAATGATTACTTTGTTTTTTGAAAACACAAAGCTCATTAGATTATATGCGGAAGAGAAATTGCTATTGATAATGTATCATTACCTGAAGTTATAGTGCCGGGCAAATTTCATGAAAAGGTCTGGCAGTGCCTCTGCCTGCCCATGCTGCTGGATAAAATAAAAATGGCGTTCAATATTTAGTCCTTTTACATCAATAATACAGCATTCCTTGTTTTGTAATTCCTTTAAAATTGCATGTATGGAAAGAAAGGCCATAGCATTGGAATTTAATAAATACAGCTTCATGCTTTCTGTACTGCCCAGTTCCATTTCGTTTTGCAATTGGGAAATTTTAATCCCAAATGGTTTCAACGCATGTGCAATAACTTCCAGTGTGCCAGAGCCTGGCTCTCTTAACAGCAATGGAATTTTTAGTAATTCATCGGGTTTAATCACTCCTTTTCTTGCTATTGGATGATTCATGTTAGCAACTAAGACTAATTCATCTTTTACAAATTCTGTGTATTTGAACAAATTATTTTTTGATTGGCCTTCGATAATTCCTAAGTCAATCTGTTTGTTTTCTAAAGCCTGTTCAATTTGCCCTGTGTTGTTAATACTTAATACAACTTTTATATTGCTAAATTTTTTGTAGAAAGCAGCGAGTACCGGCGGCAACACATACTGTGCTACAGTGGTGCTTGCACCAATACTTAGCTTTCCGGAATACTTCTGAGTAAATGTGTTCAATTCAAACTCAAGGTTTCGGTACACATCAAATAGCTGTTTGGTGTGCTGCAAAAGAGTTTGACCTGCTGTTGTCAATTTTATTTTAGTGCCATT is a genomic window of Sediminibacterium sp. TEGAF015 containing:
- a CDS encoding YeiH family protein, which codes for MEEITALPTKQKPAKKLLDRSITTRELIFLLALVFCISPLISPPVALLMGLVIAQFIGHPYLHLNHKATHILLQVSVVGLGFGMNVTSAVKAGKEGIIFTIVSIIGTLVIGFLLGKFLKIEKKTSYLISAGTAICGGSAIAAVSPVIKAQEKQISVALGTIFILNSIALFLFPAIGYAINLSQTQFGLWSAIAIHDTSSVVGAASKYGTHALEVATTVKLARALWIIPVAFLSTFIFKNKGSKVKIPYFICLFVLAMIVNTYVPFVNQYSHYLTDFAKAGLTVTLFLIGCGLNRKLLLSVGFRPLIQGVILWILISAAALWAVTSLA
- a CDS encoding LysR family transcriptional regulator, with the protein product MFDFRLQVFNTVAKRLSFTKAAEELFITQPAVTKHIQEIEHHFKVKLFERNGTKIKLTTAGQTLLQHTKQLFDVYRNLEFELNTFTQKYSGKLSIGASTTVAQYVLPPVLAAFYKKFSNIKVVLSINNTGQIEQALENKQIDLGIIEGQSKNNLFKYTEFVKDELVLVANMNHPIARKGVIKPDELLKIPLLLREPGSGTLEVIAHALKPFGIKISQLQNEMELGSTESMKLYLLNSNAMAFLSIHAILKELQNKECCIIDVKGLNIERHFYFIQQHGQAEALPDLFMKFARHYNFR